Proteins from one Acomys russatus chromosome 12, mAcoRus1.1, whole genome shotgun sequence genomic window:
- the C12H2orf88 gene encoding small membrane A-kinase anchor protein → MGCMKSKQTFPFPTTLDVDRLYESEEAFVQDDSCQYTVPSPRQPQVQEEVKPPPGPSTVVLEFAERLSKEIVQDALQQWACENIKYYDIPFIESEGSDTAIG, encoded by the coding sequence ATGGGCTGCATGAAGTCAAAGCAAACGTTCCCATTTCCTACCACGTTAGACGTTGACAGGCTATATGAAAGCGAAGAAGCCTTTGTGCAAGACGACAGCTGTCAATATACAGTCCCTTCTCCAAGGCAACCTCAAGTCCAGGAGGAAGTGAAACCGCCCCCAGGACCCAGTACTGTGGTCCTTGAATTTGCAGAACGTCTGTCCAAGGAAATTGTGCAGGATGCCTTGCAGCAGTGGGCATGTGAAAACATCAAGTACTACGACATTCCATTCATCGAGAGCGAGGGTTCTGACACCGCCATTGGGTGA